Genomic DNA from Alkalihalobacterium alkalinitrilicum:
GTTCATTTTGTCATCGATCTCGGCTAGGTGTTTAGTTGCTTCTCTAGCGGTAATCCTTTCAATTGCATGAGCTATTTTATTCCCTAATACCATAAAGCCAAAGAAAAGAGAGAAAAAGATAATAACAAAAACGACAACAAAACCTTCAAACAAAGTCATGTTTCCCCTCCTTGTTAACTGCTTTATGAAACTATATGAGGTATGGAGGGGTTATATGCTTAGCAAATCTCTAACATGACTTACTAAATTGAACATCTGATGAACATCAAGTGAAACTTCATAAATTGCGCACAGCCGAACAAGTTCGTATCTTATTAACGAATACTTCGGCCACTGACTCACGACTACAAACTTAACTTTGAGCATTTAAAATTTAAACAGATTTCTTTTTGATCTTTTAACGTTAATAACAGGGTGTATCTCTACCATCATATACACTTTTTCATTTATAATATTTTTATTATTATAATGATATTTCGGAATAAAAGGATGTGTTGTTTTGGATTCTATCACACACACTTTATTCGGGTTAGCTATTTACGGTGGTGTCGATAAACGTGAAATGTCTAAACCCATGAAAAGTGCTACGTTTTTTACAGCTATTGTCGGTAGTCATATTCCAGATATAGATGTTATCTCACAGCTATGGGATACGGAGGGACAATATCAAATGTGGCACCGTGGGATCACCCACTCGTTATTTATGGTCCCCGTTTGGGCGGTTATCTTAATTGCTGTTTGTTACCTCATTTGGGGTGTCAAAGACCGCCGCCTTTTTTACCTTGGGTTATTCGCAGTTTTTATCCATAATACTAGTGATATTTTTAACGCATGGGGAACTGGTTATTTTGAGCCCTTCTCATCTGTTAGACTAACATTTGGAACGATTCCAATTGTAGACTTTGTCATCTGGAGTATTCTACTTTTAGGATTTCTATATAAACGATTGAATAAGATGGCAACTCATCGAGTATACCATATCGTTGGCGCCTGTATTGCTCTTCATGTCATCATTCAATCATTTCAAGGGTATGTTCTCTACCAACAATACAGTGAACGATTTGATCAACATACGCTTTCAGCTAGTTTTATTCCTTGGAACTTTTCTGTAATTGGTAAAACTAAGGAAGAAGTTCAAATTATTGAAACGAATTTATTGGGGCGCGAACACGTATCGTATGTACTAGAGTCCTCTCCAGAAGCTGACTTAGAAAAACTTTTTGATGAAGTACCTGAAGCTGAAACATTGTACGAATGGTCGCCGTTTGTTGTTATTGTTGATGATGAGGAACGACTCGGAATATATGATCCACGTTTTTTCCGTAACGGACAGTCGTTCTTATTTGAATACATCGAAAAGTAAAGCTGACTCTAGATATCCAAACACCTTTGTATTTACGATGAACAGAAGATTTTGTGTATCTTCCTATCGTGATACTGGTGAAGAATATGAGTCAGCTTCTTTTCTTTTATCCATAGCGTTTTTCTTGGTAAAAATAATTAGGCGTTAACATTTCATTGTCATATTCTTTATGAAAAACATGAGTCGTTGCTGGCGATACTGGCGGAATTAACCACGTCCAATCACCAGTTAAAGAGCGCCCGCATCGACTCTCTTTATCCTCAAAATGTTGAAATTGCGTTGCTGCCGTATGATGATCAACGATACTAACACCTTTCTCTTTAAATGAATGAAGAACAGCAACATTTAACTCCACTAATGCTTTATCCTTCCATAATGCCGATGCCCGACTCGTACCTAGTCCCATTAATGAGGCGATTTTAGGAAGCATATTATATCGATCTTCATCTGCCAAATTTCTCGCTCCAATTTCAGTCCCCATATACCAACCGTTAAAAGGAGCCGCCGTGTAATGAAGCCCTCCAATTTCAAGCATCATCTCAGAAACAATCGGGACTCCATACCACTTTAATTGTAAATCTGAAAACCCGTGGTGTTCTGGATGGACGATCGGTACTTCTAACACGATCTCTTTCGGGATGTCAAACCATTGGGGTGCTCCCTTTTGCATTTGTATGACGTACGGTAAAATATCAAAATGAGTTCCTTCCCCTTTCCATCCCCTGTCTGTACAATATTTCGTAAACTGGATCGAAGCAGGATCACCAATAATACCGAACTCTGTTTCATAGCCTGCATAACGGATCAGCTGGTAGTTCCATATTCGAACTTGTTCTTCTCCGCGTACGATAGGTTTAAACACAGTGATTGTCGGTAGAATCTTTCCCCCATTTGTTGCATATTCAATATGTCGGTTTAATGCATTCGCTATTTCTTGAGCTGAATCAGCTTTTCTTTCATCTAAAACGTGCAAACTATCCCAAAATAGTCGACCGATACAGCGATTACTATTTCTCCATGCCATCCTTGCTCCATGCTGTAGTTCTTCAGAAGTATGATCATAATGGCCTGTTGTTTCAATTTCTTGCCTAACTTCTTTTAACCTTGCCTCGATCTGGTCCGTACTTTTGCCTAGTTCTCTGTAACAAATGTATATAAACTTTTCAGCTTCTTTCAATAACTCTTGCTTTGTCTGCAACATTGCCCACCTCATTGTCATAAATAACCTTATTTTAGTATGACCTTTGCTAATTATCATTATTATAGCTAACAATTAGATAACGAAATCTATACAAGACGCTATTTCACCAAAACGACATTTTTATAAAACATGATGAGGTTATTATGTCTAAATTTTTATCAGGTCGGTAAAAATAGTTGCTAAATGATAAGGAGGGATTTCCATTTAAACTTAGATTTTTATCCTTTAATATACGTCATGGACTCGGTACAGATCGTCGTGTCGATCTACATAGAATTGCAAAAATTATTAAACAAAGCGACGCTGACATTATCGGACTGAATGAAGTCGATAAAACCTTTTCAAAACGTAGTCATTTTATTGATCAGACTAGTTGGTTAGCAGAACAATTGCAAATGGAATGTGTTTTTGCCCCTGCTATTTCGTTCCAGTCTCGTAAAGTTGAGCGCCGTGAATACGGGAATGCTTTATTTTCAAGATATCCTATTATCCATTCTAACAATCATATTGTTCGCCTTCGTCCACTCCTATGTGAGCCGAGGTCGATCATCGAAGCTACCATTCAAATTAATCAAACACTAGTAAAGGCACTAGTCACTCACTTTAGCCTAAACCCCTTATTACGAAGGAAACAAATGAGAAAAGTGATAGAACTTTCAACGCAAGAACGACCTAACGTATTAATGGGAGATTTTAATTGTAGACCTTATTCTAAAGATTACTACGAGGTAGCAAAACACTATAATAATACGTGTGCTAAGCGTATTCAAAAAGAACTTGGGACCTTTCCTTCAAGAAAACCCAAATATCAATTAGACTATATTTTTGTAAATGAAAAATTTGAGGTGATCTATTCTGACGTTATTTCAACATATAAAGAAGCGTCCGATCATCTACCAATTACTTCACTTGTAAAAATTAAAAGTGATGTACCTACCCCTTCCGAAAAGCTTCCTACTCTTCAATAAATTGAAGTTAGGAAGCTTTTTTGAAGTGATTTTTAATTCAATTAGACAATTAAATTAAACACTTGGACCATACTTCGAATCCAAGCGTTTTGCGTGAGAATTAATCTGTTTTTTTCTGTTTCTTTCACAATATTGTTGTTTTTATAAGAGGATACTTATTGATATAATTACTACTATAGAAAACTTGTTAATGCCCAAGAGGAGGTTCTCAAACATGTTAGATACACCGCTTAAATGGTTTCGAAATATTGGGATTTTAGAAGGCTGGTCATTTATATTACTTTTAGGAATAGCTATGCCATTAAAGTATATTGCAGATATACCACAGTTTGTTACGGTAATCGGTATGGCACACGGTATTTTATTCATGCTTTACCTCGCAATTGCATTATATGTAACCGTTAAATATAAATGGCCATTAACTCGATTTATTGGCGCTACACTTGCAGCAGTCACTCCATTTGGACCATTTATTTATGATGCTCGTATTTTAAAGCCATACAAAACTGAAGTAAAACAAAGTGTTTAATAAAAAAAACGCTAATCACTATATAGGTTCAGGTTCAGTTATTGAACCAGATAGAGAACATTAAATAACACACTGAAGAGAGGTGCCTAATTACATGATAATTAGCACCTCTTTTTTATTGATATACAGCATTTAACCTATATATTTTAAGAAAATATAGTCTTCTCTGTCCGTAAAAAATAGGTAACCTTAACTTTCAACCATTTCATAATTACTATAGTGGTTATGGATCTATAGCTGTGATAACAATTCACTCAGTTCAACCTCACTTAAGTTTCTCCACTCGCCTACCTCTAGTGAACCGAGAGTGATGTTCATAATTCGAATTCTTTGAAGACGTTCTACTTCATACCCAAACACTTTGCACATTCTTCTAATTTGGCGATTAAGTCCTTGTGTAAGAATGATGCTAAATTCATTGTCATCGATCTGAGACACTGCGCATTGTTTTGTTATCGTATTGAGAATTTCAACTCCATTTGACATTCCCTCTATAAAAGTCTCGGTAACTGGTTTGTCTACTCTTACTATATATTCTTTTTCATGGTTATGTTCGGCATGCATTATTTTATTAACAATATCGCCATCATCGGTTAATAGTATTAAACCTTCTGATGCTTTATCTAGTCTTCCCACTGGAAAAATCCTTTGAGGATAGTTGATAAATTCAATAATATTCTTTTTGACTAGTGGTTGTGCCGTACATGTAATTCCAACTGGTTTATTTAATATGATATAAACAGGTTTAAGCTTTTCTTTAATCTTTATTTGCTCTCCATCAACAGAGACAATGTCGATCAGTTCTACCGTATCTCCTTGCTCGCAAACCTTATCATTAATCATAATTCTCTTTGCACCGATTAAGCGGTCTGTTTCTCTTCTAGAACAATAACCCGTTAAACTCATAAATTTATTAATTCTCATGTGGCTTTCCCTTTCTTTTATGCCAACCTCTACTATTTTACTAAATCATATAAGATTATTAGAAAAAAACAATTGATCGCCAAAAATGGCGAGAATTAGTGTCTATATTATACTTTAATCCTCTAAATAAGTTAAACCTTCCTTTGGAATATGAATAAAGAAAAAGCTACGGTATCAATTTTTTGAACACCGTAGCTTCCATTATTATTCTTACTTAGCTCGACATTTTATCTTTGTCCTTGTTATACTCATTTTCCCAGAAATCAGCGTTCTTAATATTTAACTTCACAGGGTCAAACACTGGGTCAATTCCTTGTTTTTTCTGTTCTTCATAATCTTTAAGAACTCTCAATGCAGGCTTTGCCAAGATCAGAATGGCGATTAAGTTTAACCAAACCATTAATCCTAATCCGACATCACCTAACGCCCAAGCTAAATCTGCTTCACGAACTGCGCCGAAAAACACAGCCGCAAGTAGGACAATCTTTAATAAAAACATTCCCACTTTATTAAACTTTCCTCTGATTAAATAAACGATATTCGTTTCTGCCATATAATAGTAAGCCATAATTGTCGTGAATGCGAAGAAGAATAATGCAACTGCAACGAAGCCAGCACCGAAGCCAGGCAGCACAGATTCAATAGCTGCTTGGGTATAACCTGCTCCTGCAGGAACTTCACCAATAAAGTTTACAATGGTGTTTCCAGCCCCATCGACTACATTGTACATTCCTGTAAAAAGGATCATAAATGCGGTTGCCGAACAAACGAGTAATGTATCAATATAAACCGAGAACGCTTGAACTAACCCCTGTTTAGCTGGGTGAGAAACTTCTGCAGCAGCAGCGGCATGTGGCCCAGTTCCTTGACCAGCTTCATTTGAATAGATTCCACGTTTAACGCCCCACGCAATCGCTAAACCAATGATTCCACCAAACGCAGCATCAACACCAAAAGCACTACTAATAATTAATGATATAACAGCTGGAAGCTGAGATGCATTTGCTCCAATAATAACAACTGCTAGTAATAGATAAGCCACTGCCATAAAAGGAACGACGAGCTGTGCTACGTTTGCAATCCTTTTTACTCCACCAAAAATAATGATACCAATAATAACAATTAACACAGAAGCAGTAACATAAGGATTAATAGAAAACGCATTATCTACAGCAATTGCAATCGAATTCGATTGAATACCTGGCATTAACAAACTCATTGCAAGAAGTGTCGCGATTGCAAAAATAACCGCATACCATTTCCAGCCAATCCCTTTTTCAATATAATAAGCTGGCCCCCCGCGATAAAGTCCATTTTGTTTTTCTTTGTAAACTTGAGCTAAAGTTGACTCAATGAATGCACTCGAAGCCCCTATAAAAGCAATCGTCCACATCCAAAACACTGCACCTGGTCCTCCAAAAGCAATAGCAGTAGCAGTTCCTGCAATATTACCTGTTCCGACTCTTCCTGAAAGCGCAATCGACATTGCTTGGAAAGAGGAAACCCCAGCGGATGAACTTTTTCCTCTAAACATTAAAGAAACCATATCTTTAATATGCCTTACTTGTAAAAAACGAGTAAGAATTGAGAAAAGTAAACCCACTCCTAAACAAAAGTAAATCATGACTTCACTCCATAGGACACCATTAAGCCAGTTCACAAAACCTTCCAAATAAACCCCTCCTATTTTCCCCCGTTAAATTATTTGAACTTTTTTTATATTCGAATTATAATTCAAAAAACACTTTATGGCAATATACTAAAACATTAACTTGTTAGTATACTAAAGTAATATTTTAATATACTTTCGGTTATAAAAAAAGCCTTCGCAAACAATTTGAGAAGGCCGTCTAACATGTAAATATAGGATATGGTGTTTACACAGGATGAATTCTTCTTAATCGCTGTACAAATAATAATACCGATCCTAACAATATTAATCCTATTCCAATACCCATGTAGTTATACATTGGGGTTGCTGTATTTGGTAATTTATTTTTCTTGTCTGCGGGAACAATTGTGTCGTTTTCTTTTTCTTTATCTTTACCTTTCTCTTTCTTTTTATCTTTCTTTTGCTTTTCTTCTGGCTTTTTCACTACTGGTTTTTCTTCTTCAGCGGGAGGTTCTTCTTCTACAGGCGGTTCTTCTTCTGCAGGAGGCTCTTCCTCTACAGGTGGCTCTTCTTCTGCTGGAGGTTCTTCCTCTATTGGTGGCTCTTCTAGTATATTATTGATAGTTATAGAGTTCACTGTTTCGAAACCAAAGACATTCTTAACATAAACTGTATAAGTTCCGTTTTCTGTTACCTCAAACTCTCTATCAATAATGACATTTCCTTCTTCTAGAAAATCACTGACTTCTTTTTCGCCTGGGAGCCATTTCATTTCGATGACTTGTCCAGTCGTCGTAACGCTAATACTTACAGGGTCAGTACTTTGTTCCTCATGTGAAACAGTCAATTCTATATTAGATGGTACTAACAATTGTATTAACAATTGATTTGCTAAATTCGCAAGAACTTGGTGTCCTTCTTGATTTGGATGAACGTCATTAGGAAGCAAATAATTTAACTGTTGATCTGTATACGAAACATAAGCATCTGCTAGTAATGATTTAGATCCAATTGCTGTGGGTTTAATGACTTCATTATTTGTCTTACTAATCATTTGTTCAGCAAAGCCATAAAATGTAGGGCCTAACGGATTTTCTAATGGAATTGGATTATATATCGTATAAAGAATAATAGGTGCCTGAGAATGTTGACGAATAGTAGAGATAATCCCTATTAAATTATTACCAAATGACCCAATTGCTGCTGCTACATTTTGTCCAAGTGCTACAGGATCGAATAATGTAGGGTCTTCGATAAGTCCAGCAAAGTTAGCAGCTTGTAGCAAATCATTACTCCCGATGTTTAACGTAATCACATTTGCACTTTGTAATGCCTGAATAACTGATGAATCGGTTTGTAATGATGATAGTAAATCTCCAGAAGTCCATCCTGGAACACCTAGATTTGTAACATCTAATTTTCCCCCACCTATTAAATGAGGAAAGGCCTCACTTACTGGACTCCCTAAACCATACCCATATGTAATCGAATCACCTAGGGCTACTAGAGATGGCTTTGACTGTT
This window encodes:
- a CDS encoding alanine/glycine:cation symporter family protein, with translation MEGFVNWLNGVLWSEVMIYFCLGVGLLFSILTRFLQVRHIKDMVSLMFRGKSSSAGVSSFQAMSIALSGRVGTGNIAGTATAIAFGGPGAVFWMWTIAFIGASSAFIESTLAQVYKEKQNGLYRGGPAYYIEKGIGWKWYAVIFAIATLLAMSLLMPGIQSNSIAIAVDNAFSINPYVTASVLIVIIGIIIFGGVKRIANVAQLVVPFMAVAYLLLAVVIIGANASQLPAVISLIISSAFGVDAAFGGIIGLAIAWGVKRGIYSNEAGQGTGPHAAAAAEVSHPAKQGLVQAFSVYIDTLLVCSATAFMILFTGMYNVVDGAGNTIVNFIGEVPAGAGYTQAAIESVLPGFGAGFVAVALFFFAFTTIMAYYYMAETNIVYLIRGKFNKVGMFLLKIVLLAAVFFGAVREADLAWALGDVGLGLMVWLNLIAILILAKPALRVLKDYEEQKKQGIDPVFDPVKLNIKNADFWENEYNKDKDKMSS
- a CDS encoding pseudouridine synthase — its product is MRINKFMSLTGYCSRRETDRLIGAKRIMINDKVCEQGDTVELIDIVSVDGEQIKIKEKLKPVYIILNKPVGITCTAQPLVKKNIIEFINYPQRIFPVGRLDKASEGLILLTDDGDIVNKIMHAEHNHEKEYIVRVDKPVTETFIEGMSNGVEILNTITKQCAVSQIDDNEFSIILTQGLNRQIRRMCKVFGYEVERLQRIRIMNITLGSLEVGEWRNLSEVELSELLSQL
- a CDS encoding SGNH/GDSL hydrolase family protein, translating into MKLKRLSILFLVMLLVSTLFSSFAFANEQSKPSLVALGDSITYGYGLGSPVSEAFPHLIGGGKLDVTNLGVPGWTSGDLLSSLQTDSSVIQALQSANVITLNIGSNDLLQAANFAGLIEDPTLFDPVALGQNVAAAIGSFGNNLIGIISTIRQHSQAPIILYTIYNPIPLENPLGPTFYGFAEQMISKTNNEVIKPTAIGSKSLLADAYVSYTDQQLNYLLPNDVHPNQEGHQVLANLANQLLIQLLVPSNIELTVSHEEQSTDPVSISVTTTGQVIEMKWLPGEKEVSDFLEEGNVIIDREFEVTENGTYTVYVKNVFGFETVNSITINNILEEPPIEEEPPAEEEPPVEEEPPAEEEPPVEEEPPAEEEKPVVKKPEEKQKKDKKKEKGKDKEKENDTIVPADKKNKLPNTATPMYNYMGIGIGLILLGSVLLFVQRLRRIHPV
- a CDS encoding metal-dependent hydrolase produces the protein MDSITHTLFGLAIYGGVDKREMSKPMKSATFFTAIVGSHIPDIDVISQLWDTEGQYQMWHRGITHSLFMVPVWAVILIAVCYLIWGVKDRRLFYLGLFAVFIHNTSDIFNAWGTGYFEPFSSVRLTFGTIPIVDFVIWSILLLGFLYKRLNKMATHRVYHIVGACIALHVIIQSFQGYVLYQQYSERFDQHTLSASFIPWNFSVIGKTKEEVQIIETNLLGREHVSYVLESSPEADLEKLFDEVPEAETLYEWSPFVVIVDDEERLGIYDPRFFRNGQSFLFEYIEK
- a CDS encoding DUF3817 domain-containing protein, translating into MLDTPLKWFRNIGILEGWSFILLLGIAMPLKYIADIPQFVTVIGMAHGILFMLYLAIALYVTVKYKWPLTRFIGATLAAVTPFGPFIYDARILKPYKTEVKQSV
- a CDS encoding nitric oxide synthase oxygenase — translated: MLQTKQELLKEAEKFIYICYRELGKSTDQIEARLKEVRQEIETTGHYDHTSEELQHGARMAWRNSNRCIGRLFWDSLHVLDERKADSAQEIANALNRHIEYATNGGKILPTITVFKPIVRGEEQVRIWNYQLIRYAGYETEFGIIGDPASIQFTKYCTDRGWKGEGTHFDILPYVIQMQKGAPQWFDIPKEIVLEVPIVHPEHHGFSDLQLKWYGVPIVSEMMLEIGGLHYTAAPFNGWYMGTEIGARNLADEDRYNMLPKIASLMGLGTSRASALWKDKALVELNVAVLHSFKEKGVSIVDHHTAATQFQHFEDKESRCGRSLTGDWTWLIPPVSPATTHVFHKEYDNEMLTPNYFYQEKRYG
- a CDS encoding endonuclease/exonuclease/phosphatase family protein, producing the protein MLNDKEGFPFKLRFLSFNIRHGLGTDRRVDLHRIAKIIKQSDADIIGLNEVDKTFSKRSHFIDQTSWLAEQLQMECVFAPAISFQSRKVERREYGNALFSRYPIIHSNNHIVRLRPLLCEPRSIIEATIQINQTLVKALVTHFSLNPLLRRKQMRKVIELSTQERPNVLMGDFNCRPYSKDYYEVAKHYNNTCAKRIQKELGTFPSRKPKYQLDYIFVNEKFEVIYSDVISTYKEASDHLPITSLVKIKSDVPTPSEKLPTLQ